Proteins encoded in a region of the Bradyrhizobium sp. CB3481 genome:
- a CDS encoding S26 family signal peptidase: MPINPAISWRQVAVLSVMCASIIAMLISFTNGMPLLIYNASGSAPLGFYYLEQRLPARGELALFRPPPGIQLLIIAHGVLPVSVPLLKQVAAAGGDEVCRAKEPVGAISINGKVIAEVFEKDHKGRSLPTWVGCLRLVEGELFLLQPHPHSFDSRYFGPVLRCDILGVAHPLWTWNPES; the protein is encoded by the coding sequence ATGCCGATTAATCCTGCCATTTCCTGGCGCCAGGTTGCCGTGCTCTCGGTCATGTGCGCCAGCATCATCGCAATGCTGATTTCCTTCACGAACGGGATGCCGCTGCTGATCTACAATGCTTCGGGCAGCGCGCCACTCGGCTTTTATTACCTGGAGCAACGGCTGCCCGCGCGCGGCGAACTGGCGCTGTTTAGACCGCCGCCCGGCATCCAGCTCTTGATCATCGCACATGGCGTTTTGCCGGTGTCGGTGCCGCTTCTGAAGCAGGTAGCCGCGGCCGGGGGAGATGAAGTGTGCCGCGCCAAGGAGCCCGTAGGCGCCATATCGATCAATGGAAAGGTCATTGCCGAGGTGTTCGAGAAGGACCACAAGGGGCGGTCACTGCCAACCTGGGTAGGTTGCCTGAGGCTCGTCGAAGGTGAGCTTTTCCTGCTGCAACCCCACCCTCATTCGTTCGACTCGCGCTACTTCGGGCCGGTTCTGCGGTGCGATATCTTGGGCGTGGCGCACCCGCTCTGGACCTGGAATCCGGAATCTTGA
- a CDS encoding helix-turn-helix domain-containing protein: MMKNEEREAERPFLNTAEAAAWLRLTKNTLEKMRVNGTGPAYRKHGRYVRYHIEDLIEYSQANKRRSTSDAD, encoded by the coding sequence ATGATGAAGAATGAAGAAAGAGAGGCTGAGAGGCCGTTTCTTAACACGGCGGAAGCCGCTGCCTGGCTGCGTCTCACCAAGAATACCCTTGAGAAGATGCGTGTGAACGGCACAGGGCCCGCCTACCGCAAGCACGGACGGTACGTCCGCTACCACATCGAAGACCTTATCGAGTATTCGCAGGCGAACAAGCGGAGGTCGACCTCCGATGCCGATTAA